The DNA sequence TCGTACACCTCTTTTAAAATTAAAATTTTTTTAGGTTTGTAAATTTTTTTATATTTTAAATTATGTTTATTTAACAAGTCTTCGTGATTATTTGTAACTAGATTTTTACCAAGTCAATATTCTTCTGAATAATCCAATAAATATTTTTCTTCATCAAAAGAAGTAAAATCTTTTTCGTCATAACCTTTTATGGCATTATAAACGATTGCTGTATCTTCAACCGATCTACTTAAAATTCCAACAGTATCTAAGGATGGAGTATATGGAATAACTCCAAATCGCGAAACTCTATTTCAAGAAGGTTTAAAACCAACAATTCCACAAAGTGAAGCAGGCATTCTAACAGAGTCTCCGGTATCAGTTCCCAAACTAAATTGGCATATGCCAAGCGCCACTGCGGCTGCAGAACCACTAGATGAACCCCCGGATATTCTTTTTTTGTCTCACGGATTTCTAACTTCACCAAAAGGAGATGATAAACCAGTTCCACACATTCCTAATTCATCTAAATTGTTTTTAGCAAATAGAATTCCACCTTGATCTAATAATTTATCTAAACATGTCGCATTGTGCAATGGTTGATATTTAGCTAAAATTTTACAACCAGCTGTAGTATATAAATCGGCAGAATTTATATTATCCTTTGCAGTAAATACTATATTTCAAAGTTTACTTTTCTTAGGAGTGGAAGATTTCATTTTCTCTTTAATTTTCTCTTTATCATTAAAAGAAATAAATAAATTTTCATGCTCATACTTCTCAAAATTTGATCACATTTTATCAAATGCTTTATCATGAGAACGATCTTCTGATATTTTTTTAATTGAATCCATTGTTTTATTTTTTTCATTCATAATTATTCAATCACCTTAGGTATAATTATGTATTCTTCATCATTTCAATGTTCTGGATTATTTTTTTTATAATTTGCAACTTCTGTAAATCTTTCGTAAATATTATATCCTCCTTTTCCTAATTCATACGAGCATTCGTATGAAGAGAGTGTTTTAAATTCAGCATTAGAAAGATCTACTTTATCCATTATTTGTTTTTGATGTTCAATAAAATCGTATTCCTCGACTAATTCTTTTAATTGTTCATCATCTAATGGTAAATAAAGGGATTTTGCTAATTGTTTTAGTTTTTCTTCAAATTCTTTATTCTTTTTTTCCATAAGACGCCCTACATTCATAACTTATTTTATTTTAAAAAATAATTGATGTAAATTATTCTTTTAGAATATCTACTAATTCTTTTTTGCCTAAAATTGATATATTTAATTTTTTTGCTTTTTCTAATTTACTTCCTGGATCGGTTCCGCAAAGCAAATAATCTGTTTTAGAAGTAATAGAATTCGAAACTACAGCGCCATATTTATTTTCTAAAATTTTAATAATTTTGTCTCTAGAAACATTAAAAGTTCCTGTTATCACAATTTTTTTATTAAAATATTGTGTTTTTTCAAAAATAGAAGTTGATTCTTTCGTTGAAAGACTTAATCCGCATTTTTTTAAATTATTAATTAATTCTAAATTCTTTGGATTTTTAAAAAATAAAAAACAGAATATGCAATTTTTTCGCCAACAATATTTAAAGAATTCATGTCATCTATTGTTGCATTGATTAAATCATCAATATTTTTATATTCTTTTGCTAAAATTTTAGCAATTTTTTGCCCAACATGTCGAATGCCTAATCCTGTTAAAACTAGAACTAGATCGTTTTTTTTGGAATTCTCTATTGAATTAACTAGATTTTTTATCAGTAATGAATTTTCTAAATCAACTTCCGTGCCATCAATATTTTTAGAAAATTTTTTAATTGCTTTCAGCAAAGCTAATTGCATTTCTTTATTTTTTGCTAATTTATAAATATCTTCAATTGTTTCTATTATTTTATCCTGAATAGCATATTCAATAATTTTTTCGCCCATTCCTTGAATATCCATGGCATTTCTTGAACAAAAATGAATTAGTGAAGCCTTTATTCTAGCTGAACAATTCAAATTTGGACAGTATTGATCAACATCATCATCATATCTAATCAATTCACTGCCACAAATTGGGCATATAGTTATTTCAGAAAATTTTTTACTATTTTTTTGGCGCTTATTAAAATTAACACGTAACACTTTCGGAATTATGCCTCCAGCTTTTTTTAAAAAAACAAAATCTCCTTCGCGAATATCTAATTTTTCAACGTAGTCATAATTATGTAAAGTTGAAAAAGTTACTCGTGAACCTTCCAAAATTACACTATCTAATTTAGCATTATATGTCACTTTGCCGGTTCTGCCAATTGTTACATATATTTGTTTTAACTCCGTCTCAACCTCTTGTGCTGGAAATTTATAAGCTATTGCCCAACGTGGAAATTTGTCCGTATTCCCAAGAAAATTTTGAATTTTAAATTCATTTATTTTTATTACTATCCCATCTGCTTCAAACAACATTTCTGTAATTTCTTGATTTTTTTCTGTTAGAAATTTTTTAATATCCGTCATTGTATGTAGATGTTGATAACTTGGTTCAACATTAAAATGATTAATCTTTAGAAATTGTAAAATATCTAATTGAGAATTAAATGATAAATCGTATTTTGGTTCAATATTGTAACCAAAAAAAATTAGTTTATTAATCATAATTTTTCTTAATTCGTTAAATCTATTTTGATTTAAATTATTAGAAATTTTATTTTTATTAATATCGCGAACTAATCCAGATGTTGTGTTACGAGGATTAGCAGGGATCAACCTTTCTTTTAGATTATTTGCTAATAACTCCTTATTTAATTCAACAATTTGATTTTTATAGTTAGCAAAATTTTCTTTCGACAAGATGATTTCACCACGAATTTCGACATGTTTATCCTTTATTGAAATTGTTTGGGGGATAGTTGGGTTAGATATTAAATTCTCAGTTACATCTTCACCGTATTCTCCGTCACCTCTTGTTAAAATTTTGACAAGTTTTCCGTTTTCATAATGAATACTCAAACTTAGTCCATCTATCTTATACTCGCAAACGTAACTAAATTGTTCATTTTGATTATCAAGTTTGCGAATAATACGTTTTTCAAATTCTAATAAATCTGCAAAACTAAAAGCATTATCTAAGCTAAACATTCTTTCTAAATGCTTGATTTTTCGATGAGTTCCAAAATAACCTTTACCCACTTGTTGAGTTGGTGAATTCGGTAAAATAAACTCTGGATATTTTTTTTCTAGTACTTTCAGTTCTTCTAATTTGGCATCAAATTGTTGATCAGAAATGCTAGATTGATTTAATGAGTAGTACTCATGATTGTATTTATTTATTTCGTTAACTAATTTTTCTATTCGTTCTTTAATATTGTTCATTCAATTTCTCTTTGATTAATCTTAAATTGTTATTGAAGCAAAAGTTATTTCAAAATGCTGGTACTCTTGCAACATAAATATTTTTACTTAATTCTAATTTATCAACCAAAGTATCTGGGAAGTAAATGCGATAAGCGTGAAGGAAAATACCTGTTGGACCCTCTGCGTGACCATATCTCATATCTCCAACGACTGGAAATCCAATTGATGCTAATCCAGCACGGATTTGGTGTTTTTTTCCGGTATGAATATGAACACGTAGCAATGAAAAATTATTTTCACAAGCAACTGGTGTTATAGTTTGTGAAAAAGCTTGAGTGTTTTCGCTATGATCAGTCACGACCATTTTCTCGCCAATATTTTTTAAATAACCATCTTGACGAATTTCCTGTTTTAATTCATTTTCAACAATAACTAAGTATTCTTTTTCTAAAGTTTTTATTTCCCTGTTTAATAAAACTGCTGCATCGTGACTTTTAGCATAAACGATGCAACCCGTTGTGTCGCGATCTAGGCGATGAACGTGAGTTGGTTTAAAAGTTGATTTTTCAATTTGATTTTTAAGCATTCATTGTACCTGATTATCAAGAGAATCTTCAAATCCGTGAACACTCATACGATTTTGCTTATTAATAATCATAATATTGTCATTTTCATAAATCACATCAACATTTTTTAAAGTAGTTGGTTTAACTAATCGCTCCGTATAATAGTTATGAGATTTCAATTCGTCGATTATTTCTAGTTGGTCATTTTCTTGAAGAAAATATTTTTGATCATTAATTTTTTTTCCATTAATAGTAATTTTCCCTTTACGTATTAATTTGTAAATTAAAGATAAACTAATTGTTTTTATCTTTTTTCTTAAAAATTTGTCTAAACGCTGGTTAGCATCATTCTTTGTTATTATCAATTTCATATTTATGTTGTGTAAGTATTCACTAATACCATTATATTTCATATCGAGTGGATAGGTATAGAATATAATGTATTTCTATTCCCAAGCATATAAGCGCCAATTAATGGAATAGCTGTTCCCATATAATCAATGATATATTTAAAATCACTTGAACCAACATGCATATTCGAAAAATATAGTAAGCTACACACTGCTCCAATTGTTCAATTTCAACTTTTCTTTTCATTTCCGAAAATAGCAAAAATTCCTTCACGAGTAGCTAATTCTTCCAAAACAGGAGCAACTAAAGTCGTCAACATAACCATCGGAATTGCTCCAGCTAACGAACCTTTTAATAATTTATCGATAGTATTCTGGTTAGTGTTACCTCCGTCATTAGAACTTAATTGAGTTATTCCGATTTTTCCAAACAAAATTGTAATTATGTATGCTGAAACAAAACCGCCACCCACAATCATTAGATAATAACCTATGTTTTTGGGATTTTTAAAACCAATAATAGTTTCTTTATATTGCTTACGAATATTATCGAATAAATAAAAACCAAGTATGGCTGCTCCAATTTCTCCCAACACTTGAACTCATATACTAATAATATTCGCATCATCATTACTAAAACCTAACATTCCGATTAGCAACATTATCATAAAAATAATTGGTCCCATAAATAATGAAAAAAAAGCAAAAAAAGTATAACCCGTCTTTAAAATAATATTCCCTTGCAAGATAACTAATGCAATAAAAGATAAAGAAGTTGTAATCATTGTCAAAACCATCGTAAATAAATCACGGTCATCAGGTGAAATATGTATTGCATATGAAAAAATAATGTTCACTAAAATTGGACAAAAAATTGTTAAAAAAATAAATATAATTCGACTAATTTTATGAAAACCATAATGATTTAATTTGCTTAATGTAATATTTAAATAATCATCGTTATTATGATTTAATTGTTCTATCATACTATTTCCAATCCTTTCTCTTTCAATTCATTTAATTTTTGTTTTGATAATTCGCTAGACAAACCAGCAATTAAATTTATGTTGGTGGTTACTTTATAACCAAAGTTTATTGCATCACTTATTGTTGAACTAACACAATAATCTGTAGCTACTCCAACTATTTCTAGTGTTTTAACTTTTTTACTTTGTAAATACTTGTTCAATCCTGTTTCATGAATTTTATCATTATCTAAAAAGGCACTAAATGAGTCTACATTTGGCAACAGGCCCTTATTAATAATTTTTGACCACGGTTTATCAATTAATAAAGGAACAATATCGGCCCCGATAGTATTTTGAACACAATGAATTGGTCACATAATGTGTCTAACACCATTTATTTCAATTTCCTGAAATAATTCATCCTTTGATCTAGCAAAACAAATGTGATTTATTGGGTGTCAATCACGTGTTGCAATAATTAGTTTTCCATTATTTAGGTACTCATCGATGCGGTTGGCAATTTTATTTATAATTGATTTTGCTTTCGGAACTCCTAGTGGACTTCCATCCATAAAATCATTTTGCATATCGACAACTATTAAGGCATCTTTTATCATATAAATCCTTAAAAAATGGAGCAGGTGAAGGGAATCGAACCCTCAACTACAGCATGGCAAGCTGTTGTTTTACCACTAAACTACACCTGCAAAAGAGACTTTGACGTGTGCGCAATGTCTCTATCATTATATTAAAATATTAAATTATTTCAAATAATGGTTCAGTACCTTCTGTTGAAATTTTTTTGTCAAACAAAAAGTTAATTTTTTTACCTTCTAAACCTTCATTCATTGCAATAATTGGCGTTTGAATAGAAGTTGCTTTTTTCTTTAAAAAATTTAAATCAATTTCAGCAATTTTGTCACCTTGCTGAACTTTTTGCCCTTCGGAGACTAAAATATTGAATCCTTCTCCATTTAATTTAACTGTGTCTATTCCAATGTGAATTAAAATTTGAACTTTCCCTGCTTGAATATTAATTGCGTGTTTTGTTTCAGCGACCATTGTTACCTCACCAGTAACTGGTGCTAAAATTTCCCCAGTCGATGGTGTGAAAATAATTCCATCTCCCACCATTTTTTCTTTAAACACTTCGTCAACACATTTCGTCACCAAATCAACTGTACCTTTACCTGGTGCAAAAACTTTAACCGTTGTTGGTGTTTTTTTAAAAAAACTAAATAACCCCATTTTATTAACTCCTTCTCCTAAATACTATCATAATAACTTTGATATTTAACCTTAATTATTGATGCTAAATTACCATAAATTATTTGAATTTCATTTTTTGAACGATTAACTCCAAAAGCACTTACTTTTGACGCTCAGTTACCTTGTTCGACTTTACTTGCATCAATAACTGTAATTCTTAATCTTGATGCACAATTTGATATTGCCTTAATGTTACTTTTTCCACCTAAGCATTTTGTTAAAACTTCAAATTTTGCTTTATCATCTTCTGCTGAACTAACTTTCTTTCCGGATTTAGTTGCTTGATATTCAGCTTTAGAAGCTAATTTTGCTCCTTCAGCTCTTCCTGGTGTTGGAATGTTTTTCTTTGTTATATAAAAATAAAAACAAAATAATAAATAACAGCGTATGGAATACCAATTACAAATACTCATCAGAAACCAGTATTTAGGTTTTGACCCGGAACAACAGAGTGATTAAACATCGGTAATACTCCATAAACTAATAAATCAACTGCTCCACCTGATAATGTCATTCCAATATTTGCACCCAATAAGTTCATTAGCATAAATGAAATACCTGCCATAATCGCATGAAAACCAAAGAAAAGTACTGGTGCTAATAACAAGAAAGTATATTCAATTGGTTCTGTAATACCTAATAAAAATGATGTAGAAGCAGCAGAGATAATCATTGTTCTTGCTTCAACTCTTTTTTCTTTAGGTGCAGCCATGATCATCGCATAAGCAGCTCCTGATAAACCAAATATCATAAATGGATATTTACCTTGCATAAAACGACCCAAATTAAAATTTAGTCTTTCACCGTTATGAGTAAAATAAAAATTATCTGCTGTTCTAAATGGAAAACCTAATTGTTGAAAAGTAAATCACATTTTACTATCACCTTGTCAATTATAATTTTTGTAATCCAATCCTAATGACTGAAGGTAAGCGGCAATAGTTCCTTCATCTTTTCCATTAATTCAAATATGATCAACATTCGGATCTAATGAACCACCAGCACCAGTTCATCATAATGGTGCATAAAATACGTGATGTAGCCCAAAAGGTACTAAACATCTTTCTAATATACCAAAAATCAGCGAGTCTAATCCTCCTGGTAATTTACCAGAATTTTCACCTACTCAATTTAAACCGATTGAAAATAGTGGTCAAACCAATAAGAAAGCTATTCCGATAAGCGCACAAACCGGAATAACAATGATTCCAACAAATCTTTCTCCCGAAAAGAATTGAATTAAAATTGGTAATTGTGTTGAGTTAAAACGGTTATATAACTTAGCGACCACCCCACCAATTACCATACCCCCAAACACACTCGTTTGAACTTGTGTAATTGAACCAACAAAATTAGAGGCAATTTGATTACTTAAATCTTTATAAAAGAAAATATTATAAAGTGTATCACTAGCTCCTGGAGTTACTGGTTTAATAAAAACAGATTGAGCATAAGCAAAAGCAAAGTAACCTAAAGCTGCTGCAAACGCTGCATAAGCTTTCTCATTAGCGAAACTCATCGCTATTCCGATCGCAAAAAATAATCCCAGTGAATCAAATAAAAATTGGCCCAGATTTTGGATTTCTGTTCCAATATCTGCGCCAACAGATCCCTTAGCGACATTATTAACGATTGTAGCACCAATTCCTAGGAATAACCCAGCCAATGGCATAATCGAAACGGTAACAAATAAGCCTCGAGAAAATTTATTTAGTATTTCACGAAAAGAAAAATTGCTGTTTTTTCAAAAAACTAATTTTTGAATTTTAGTATTCATAAAATCCCCTTATCACGAATAATTTTATTTTAGCACTAAATACATTAAATAATCATAATTTTTATAGAAAAGCATTAATTTATGCAGTTTTAAAAATTAGTTGTTAAAAAATTAGTTGTTTAATGAGTTTGCAACAGAAATACTACAACAGAACCAACTACAAAATAGAAAGCCAACATAATATATAAAGTTGGTTTATTTTTTTTATAAAACCCTCAAGTAGCTTTTTCTACTTGTGAAGATAATCTTTTAGCATTTGCTGCTTGTGTGTATTTGTAAGCAAATCAAATTCCTGTCATTAAGCAAAGAATTGCTGAACCTGTATATCATCCATTAAAACTGAAATTAGCCAAAATACTATTTAATATCACTCAAGAAATCCTTTACTAATTTTTCTACTTCAGAAGCTGAATCTAAAGTAATGGCTTTTTGTGCTAATTCAACACATTTTTTGTAATTTAATTTACGAATTAATGAACGTGTTTTCAAAACTAAACTAGTTGATACTGAAAATACATCTAATCCAAGTCCTAATAAAAGCGGGATTGCTAATCTTTCTCCACCCATCGATCCACAAACGCCTGCTTCACGATTTTGAGAATGAGCACCATCAATTGTCAATTTTAATAATTTAATAATAGATGGATTTAAAGGTTGGTATAAATACGAAACTTTTTCACTCATACGGTCAGCTGCCATAGTGTATTGAACTAAATCATTTGTTCCTACAGAAAAGAAATCTGCATGTTTTGCTAAATTAGATGAGTGAATAGCTGCTGCTGGAATTTCAATCATAATACCTAGTTCAACTTTTTCATTAAATAATTGTTTTTCACTCTTCAATTCTTGCTTACATTCTTCTAATAATGCTTTAGTTCCTTTGATTTCATCAACATTAGAAACCATTGGTAACATAATACGAATGTTTCCATAATGACTTGCTCTTAATAAAGCTCTTAACTGTGTTTTAAATATTTCTTTATTGTCTAAGCAAAATCTTAAAGCACGATATCCTAAAAATGGATTTTCCTCATGAGGGAATTGAAAATAATTCAAGTGTTTATCGCCACCTATATCCAATGTTCGGATAATAACTGGTTTCCCATTCGATATTTTTGCTACATCACGATAAACTTCAAATTGTTCATCTTCAGTTGGTCAATGTGTGTTGTCCATATATAAGAATTCGGTTCTAAATAATCCAACACCCTCAGCACCATTTTCATAACCGTTTTCAGCATCTTTAAAATTACCAATATTCGCTTCAACTTTTACTTTATGACCATCTAAAGTGATTGAAGGTTCATTTATTAATTTTTTTAACTCTTCTTTATCTTTTTTAGCTTGAGCTATTTTTGTTCGGAACTCACTAATAATTTCATCACTTGGATTAATAGTGATTTCACCGATTGTCGCATTTAAGGCAATCAATTCGCCATCCTTAATTTCCAAACTTGAATTTTTAGCACCAACAATAATTGGTATATCTAAACTTTGTGCAATAATAACAACATGAGATGTTTTTGAACCAACTTCATTAATAATTCCTTTAATGTATTTAGGATCAAAAGCAACAGTATCGCTCGGAGTAGATTCGTTAGCAACTAAAACTACTTCTTCATTAATTGATGAATAGTCTTTTAATTGTTTGCCTTGTAAAACCATTAATACTTGGTTAAAAACGTCTTTAACATCTAATGCTCTCTCTTGTAAATATTTATCGTCAATAGCCATTAGTAATTCTTGATGTTTTTTAGAGATTGAATCAATTGCTTTTTCAGCATTATAATGATGTTCTAAAATTAATTCATTTAAGTCTTCTTCTAAAGTCGGATCTTCAAGAACTTGTAAGTGACCTTGTAAGATTTCTGCTTTGTCTCCTAATTTATCCCTATTTGCTTCATATTTTGCCAAAATTATTTCTGAAACTTGTTTAATTGCCTTTTCAGCACGAGCGCGTTCACCCTTAGCATCCTGTTTTGCAATTTTTTTTTCGCTAATAATAATTTCTTCGTGCTTAATAACAAAAGCCTTAGCTAATGCTAAGCCTTGATAAGCACCTATACCTGTTATTTTCTTCATTAATTCCTCAACTAATTCTTAAATTAAATTATTTTGTTTTAAAGAAGCAACGATTCCTTCTAATGCTGCTTCAGCATCATCTCCGCTAGCTTCAATTTCTACAGTTTCGCCTGATTTAACTCCTAGTGTCATAACACTTAAGATTGATTTTAAGTTAGCTCTTTTTGATTTATAAATCATTTCAATTTTTGATTTGTATTGACCTGCTGCTTTAGCTACGATTGACGCTGGTCTAATATGTAAACCGCTTGGATCGATAATTACTACTGATTTTTTCATTCTAAATTCCTCCATAATGCAATATTTTAAGAATATAAAAAAAAACGCTCGTTTCCAAATAAAAATTTTAATACAAAGGTGATAAGATGCGAATTATCCATTTTCTTAAAAAACCTAAACGGAATAATATCAACTTTTCCTCGGTAATTTGAGAAGAACTACGCAGTAGTGTCTCAAATTTTTCAGATATTTCTTGGTTAACCTTCGAACTATAAAAAAACCCTGTCAATTCAAAATTTTGATAAAAACTTCTGTTATCAAAATTTAAACTTCCTAACAGCGAAAAATCTTTATCAATTATTATTATTTTACTATGGACAAAAAGATTTTGAGTTTCATAAATTTCAATTCCATATGGAATCAAAATTTTATAAGTTTCTCTCGTTGCATCAAGTATAATTTTTTTATCTGGTAATGATGGAGTTATCAAGCGAATTTTAACACCTCTCATTGATGCATTTTGTAATGCTCTTATAATTTCATCTGGACAAATTAAATAAGGAGTGCTTATATCTATTGAGCCGATTGCATTATTTATTAGTGACAATAATACTTCCATAATAATTGAATTTTTATAAATCGGTCCTGATGGAATAAAAGCTAAATAACCAGAATTTCCTTCATCATTACTCAATTTGGCCATCGATTTTATAGGAATTTTCGAAACTGAAGTTCAATCGTATATATAAATTTTTTCTAATTGATAAACTCCGTTACCAGTTATTTTTATAAAATAATCTTCTCAATAACCAAACTTAGAAGTAATTGAGGCATATTCATTTCCGAAATTTATTCCTCCAAAAAATCCCACTTGTCCATCAATAATAATAATTTTTCGGTGATATCGATAATTTAAGGTTGTACCTAACAAAAATTTACTTTTAAGAGTAAATTCGCAAACATCAATTCCGCTTCGACGCAATTTTATTAAATTAATTTGTGAAATATCTGAGTAACTACCAATTCCATCATATATTAGATAAACTTTCACATCTTCTTTAACTTTTTTTTCTAGAATATTTAGCAAAGTATCAAAAACTAAACCATCAGAAATAATGTAAGCTGATAAAAATATTTGTTTTTTTGCTTTCTCTAAAGATTGAAAAATTTCTAAATAAGCTTCATTACCATTCTTTAAAATTTCATAATCTTTTAATAATTGAAATGGTGAATCAGTTAAAGATGTAATATATTCAAATTGTCTTTTATAATAAGTGGATAAATTCTTGTGTTCAATCAAATTATCGTTTTGTTCTCATTCTTTAGCTCGTTGTTTGGTAAAAGAAGATTTTTGTTCTAAAAATCTTTTTTGATTAATGCGATAAGCGAATTTTCGTCCAAATAGGAAATAACTAATTGCTCCAAAAATTGGTACTGCAAAAATGATAATTGTTCAAGTAATTTTTGTATCATGTCTTCTGTCGGAACTTAAGATAATAAAACTTAGAATAATATTTAGTAAGTAGACAATTATAACAATATAAAATGGTGAATTAATGTAGCTATCAATAAAATAAACTAATAACATTAAAATAGTTATAAAAAAAGTTAACAACAATGATGTTATTAAAATCATTCGAAATTTTAACAAGCAATCGCCCCTATCATCTTTTATTTTAAATTGTTTTTATTGTTTAATTAAAAATAAAAAATGGCGGAACAGGTGAGATTCGAACTCACGCGCCGTTTAACCGACCTATTTTCTTAGCAGGAAAACCTCTTAACCACTTGAGTACTGTTCCACAATAAGCAACTTTATTGCTTTTAATATATTATAGTATTTCGAACGCTAATTCAATCATGGTGTTAAGTTTTGTTTCTCGTTCTTCTTTTGAAAATTCATTTCCTTTTGAAATCAAAGAATCGCTAACAGTTAACAAAGTGACTGCATTTCTATTCAAAAAAAACGCATTTGCTTGTAATGAGAAAGATTCCATTTCCACGACATCCGCATTTTTTAAATTTCTCGTAACTCCATCTAATGTATAAAAATTTTCTGAACAAAAAATGTCAACAAATTTTAAATTGGGTTTTTTACTTTTAATACATTCCAAATATTTCTTATCTACTACTATTTCATGAAGATCGAGATTTGCAAAATCCTTAGCGTAAGAGGAATTTGACATTGTTTTTTTTCCGATAACTACATCGCCTATTTTTACATCTTTATTAATTGTTCCGCATGTCCCTATGCGAATTATTTCTTCAACATCATAAAACTTAAATAGTTCATAACTATATATACCCATGCTCGGAATTCCCATACCACTAGCAATGACAGACACTTTTTTACCATTATATGTTCCTGTATAACCTAAAATATTTCTTGTTCTATTTATGCAAACAGGATTTTCTAAATATTTTTCAGCAATATATTTTGCACGAAGTGGATCACCTGGCATGATTACTTTTTTAGCAATGTCATCTTTTGTAAAATCTAAATGAAATGTCAAATTAACTCCTATACTCCTTGCAAGACATGGAATACGATCATTGAAATCGAAAAGAAAACGGCCGTACTAATGGCATCTGTTAAAGTCGTTAATAACGGTGCTGCCATTACGGCTGGGTCTTGCTTAATTTTATGAGCTAAAATTGGTAAAGAAG is a window from the Mycoplasma sp. (ex Biomphalaria glabrata) genome containing:
- a CDS encoding PTS transporter subunit EIIC, which codes for MNTKIQKLVFWKNSNFSFREILNKFSRGLFVTVSIMPLAGLFLGIGATIVNNVAKGSVGADIGTEIQNLGQFLFDSLGLFFAIGIAMSFANEKAYAAFAAALGYFAFAYAQSVFIKPVTPGASDTLYNIFFYKDLSNQIASNFVGSITQVQTSVFGGMVIGGVVAKLYNRFNSTQLPILIQFFSGERFVGIIVIPVCALIGIAFLLVWPLFSIGLNWVGENSGKLPGGLDSLIFGILERCLVPFGLHHVFYAPLWWTGAGGSLDPNVDHIWINGKDEGTIAAYLQSLGLDYKNYNWQGDSKMWFTFQQLGFPFRTADNFYFTHNGERLNFNLGRFMQGKYPFMIFGLSGAAYAMIMAAPKEKRVEARTMIISAASTSFLLGITEPIEYTFLLLAPVLFFGFHAIMAGISFMLMNLLGANIGMTLSGGAVDLLVYGVLPMFNHSVVPGQNLNTGFWWVFVIGIPYAVIYYFVFIFI
- the ptsP gene encoding phosphoenolpyruvate--protein phosphotransferase — encoded protein: MKKITGIGAYQGLALAKAFVIKHEEIIISEKKIAKQDAKGERARAEKAIKQVSEIILAKYEANRDKLGDKAEILQGHLQVLEDPTLEEDLNELILEHHYNAEKAIDSISKKHQELLMAIDDKYLQERALDVKDVFNQVLMVLQGKQLKDYSSINEEVVLVANESTPSDTVAFDPKYIKGIINEVGSKTSHVVIIAQSLDIPIIVGAKNSSLEIKDGELIALNATIGEITINPSDEIISEFRTKIAQAKKDKEELKKLINEPSITLDGHKVKVEANIGNFKDAENGYENGAEGVGLFRTEFLYMDNTHWPTEDEQFEVYRDVAKISNGKPVIIRTLDIGGDKHLNYFQFPHEENPFLGYRALRFCLDNKEIFKTQLRALLRASHYGNIRIMLPMVSNVDEIKGTKALLEECKQELKSEKQLFNEKVELGIMIEIPAAAIHSSNLAKHADFFSVGTNDLVQYTMAADRMSEKVSYLYQPLNPSIIKLLKLTIDGAHSQNREAGVCGSMGGERLAIPLLLGLGLDVFSVSTSLVLKTRSLIRKLNYKKCVELAQKAITLDSASEVEKLVKDFLSDIK
- a CDS encoding HPr family phosphocarrier protein, translated to MKKSVVIIDPSGLHIRPASIVAKAAGQYKSKIEMIYKSKRANLKSILSVMTLGVKSGETVEIEASGDDAEAALEGIVASLKQNNLI
- the cls gene encoding cardiolipin synthase — its product is MILITSLLLTFFITILMLLVYFIDSYINSPFYIVIIVYLLNIILSFIILSSDRRHDTKITWTIIIFAVPIFGAISYFLFGRKFAYRINQKRFLEQKSSFTKQRAKEWEQNDNLIEHKNLSTYYKRQFEYITSLTDSPFQLLKDYEILKNGNEAYLEIFQSLEKAKKQIFLSAYIISDGLVFDTLLNILEKKVKEDVKVYLIYDGIGSYSDISQINLIKLRRSGIDVCEFTLKSKFLLGTTLNYRYHRKIIIIDGQVGFFGGINFGNEYASITSKFGYWEDYFIKITGNGVYQLEKIYIYDWTSVSKIPIKSMAKLSNDEGNSGYLAFIPSGPIYKNSIIMEVLLSLINNAIGSIDISTPYLICPDEIIRALQNASMRGVKIRLITPSLPDKKIILDATRETYKILIPYGIEIYETQNLFVHSKIIIIDKDFSLLGSLNFDNRSFYQNFELTGFFYSSKVNQEISEKFETLLRSSSQITEEKLILFRLGFLRKWIIRILSPLY
- a CDS encoding purine-nucleoside phosphorylase, which gives rise to MTFHLDFTKDDIAKKVIMPGDPLRAKYIAEKYLENPVCINRTRNILGYTGTYNGKKVSVIASGMGIPSMGIYSYELFKFYDVEEIIRIGTCGTINKDVKIGDVVIGKKTMSNSSYAKDFANLDLHEIVVDKKYLECIKSKKPNLKFVDIFCSENFYTLDGVTRNLKNADVVEMESFSLQANAFFLNRNAVTLLTVSDSLISKGNEFSKEERETKLNTMIELAFEIL